Below is a window of Aeromonas veronii DNA.
GCTTGCTTTACCCATCCCCATAGGGTTTTCACTGTAACAACGGCATCGGCCTTTTGATTGGCTGTGACCGTTTCATTCACCTCTGCCTGGGTGGCATAGCGGGCAAATCCCTTGGCCGTTTCGCTGGCATCCGGGTGCTCTCGGCTTTGCTTGTGCGCCGCCATCACGTCATCGACATATTTGCGGGTGGCCAGCACTACTGATGGGTCAATCTTGAGTTCGACGGCGGCGGTGTTGCTGACGATAAACACCATGCGGATCACCTGGGTGCGGCCAGCGCCTGAGGTGAGCAGCGGTTTGTAGGTGTCCGGGCAGTTGGCGACGGCCATCAGGGTTCCGGCATCGTCAAACAGGCCGATTTCTCGAATCCACCAATCGCCCACGTCCTCGGGGATCACTTGTTCGGCCACCATCTGCGAGGCGCTGAGCGGGTCAACGAACAGGGTGTTGATGGCGGCGCGGCGGCGTTCCTTGACCAACGCGGTCATGGCCGGATTGGGGGTGACGGCGGCGCCATTGCCATCGCCCACGGCCATGTGGGTGAATTTTACGGTGGTGCCCAGTGCTAGCGCATTGGCCAGCTTGGCGGCACCGGCTGTGGTTAGCGTCGCAAAGTAGGTGCTCATGCTGTTGCTGTCCCCGGTCTGATGGTGAGTGTGTCGATGGTGTGGGTGATGCCGCCATGCCAGTCGCTCACCTGCGCGGTGACCGGCCCCGGCTCGTAGGGATAGATGGTGATCTCATCGCCCAGGTAGCAGGCGGCTCCGAGATAGAGCGGGCCGCGCGATTCCAGGCTGATAGCCAGCCCGGTCATGTGGCGGGTGAGCGGCTTGGCGTCATCAATCAGGCGCTCGAGCTCGGTATACATGGTGCTGGTGATTCCGGTGTCGAGTACGCCGATATCCAGCGCGAAGGTGCCGCGCACGCCCACTGGTGAGCTTTGCCACCACTCGCGCACCCGGATGAGGTAACCGAGCGGCTCGACGGCGCGGCGCAGGGCGCCGATGGTGCCCTTGTGTTGATGGACGAACGGCGAGGCTTTGATCACTTTGCGCTTGACCGATTCTGACCAGCGCTCATCCCAGCGGTCGACGCTGCGTTCGGCGGCCAGCGAGGGCAGGCGCCACGG
It encodes the following:
- a CDS encoding phage tail protein → MSTYFATLTTAGAAKLANALALGTTVKFTHMAVGDGNGAAVTPNPAMTALVKERRRAAINTLFVDPLSASQMVAEQVIPEDVGDWWIREIGLFDDAGTLMAVANCPDTYKPLLTSGAGRTQVIRMVFIVSNTAAVELKIDPSVVLATRKYVDDVMAAHKQSREHPDASETAKGFARYATQAEVNETVTANQKADAVVTVKTLWGWVKQASEAVLGLMKVATQAQTNAGAADDVAITPKKLRAGFAASFSYAGYLAFPTWMGG
- a CDS encoding phage tail protein I: MSHAAELLPPSATATERRVADVCEQALDQPVALLRTLHNADACPPWRLPSLAAERSVDRWDERWSESVKRKVIKASPFVHQHKGTIGALRRAVEPLGYLIRVREWWQSSPVGVRGTFALDIGVLDTGITSTMYTELERLIDDAKPLTRHMTGLAISLESRGPLYLGAACYLGDEITIYPYEPGPVTAQVSDWHGGITHTIDTLTIRPGTATA